A region of Rhodospirillales bacterium DNA encodes the following proteins:
- a CDS encoding dihydroxy-acid dehydratase, whose translation MTDVTAQDSSAFWKKSRVELRAAGFEPDGPAKTGAVVTIAAAHTNAHRCNNRVRTISDLLIELLKERGGQGLVVGAPAVSDALTQGTPTAGYSLVSRDVVADCFEIGHHAHHGDAMIVISGCDKTGAAALMPLARTNAFGLVLYPGTSSPGQVSFAPYAAKGGNLTIMDYAEGRAAHESGRLSAEQLVELERNVMPGSGTCGAMFTANTMSTIAEAIGMMLPRGASHPADYDAASDIHADVRAQARATVDALYRLMEAGIRPRDIMTERAFENAITTVYAMGGSTNMYLHLMAIAREAGVPLTVERIQAIGERVPLIGNLQPHGPFAMTSLHAIGGVPVVMKELLRAGLLHGDVMTVSGRTLAENLADVPTLDRLPAQDVVRPVDRPTAPANNHISVLKGNLAPESCVLKLSGKTLEKGEFRGPARVFESEAETMAAIRAGKVVKGDVVVVRNVGPVGGPGMPEMVMLTIQLQGRGLGEDVALITDGRFSGVSHGILIGHISPEAARGGPIAAVRDGDTIVIDPGARTLTLEVPAAEIAKRMESWRAPESAGRVRPGSVRDKYIRLVSSAHYGCVL comes from the coding sequence ATGACCGACGTCACCGCGCAGGACAGCAGCGCCTTCTGGAAGAAATCGCGGGTCGAGCTGCGGGCGGCGGGGTTCGAGCCGGACGGGCCGGCCAAGACCGGCGCCGTGGTCACGATCGCCGCCGCCCACACCAACGCCCACCGCTGCAACAACCGCGTGCGGACCATCTCCGACCTGCTGATCGAGCTGCTCAAGGAGCGGGGCGGGCAGGGGCTGGTGGTCGGCGCGCCGGCGGTGTCGGACGCGCTGACCCAGGGCACGCCCACGGCCGGCTACAGCCTGGTGTCGCGCGACGTCGTGGCGGACTGCTTCGAGATCGGCCACCACGCCCACCACGGCGACGCGATGATCGTGATCTCCGGCTGCGACAAGACCGGCGCCGCGGCGCTGATGCCGCTGGCGCGGACCAACGCCTTCGGTCTCGTGCTCTATCCCGGCACCAGCTCGCCGGGCCAGGTGTCGTTCGCGCCCTACGCGGCCAAGGGCGGCAACCTCACGATCATGGACTACGCCGAGGGCCGCGCGGCGCACGAATCCGGCCGGCTGTCGGCCGAGCAGCTCGTCGAGCTCGAGCGCAACGTGATGCCGGGCAGCGGCACCTGCGGCGCCATGTTCACGGCCAACACGATGAGCACCATCGCAGAGGCCATCGGCATGATGCTGCCGCGCGGCGCCTCGCATCCCGCCGACTACGACGCCGCCAGCGACATCCACGCCGACGTCCGCGCCCAGGCGCGCGCCACGGTCGACGCGCTCTACCGCCTGATGGAGGCCGGCATCCGGCCGCGCGACATCATGACGGAGCGCGCCTTCGAGAACGCGATCACCACGGTCTACGCCATGGGCGGCTCGACCAACATGTACCTGCATCTGATGGCCATCGCGCGCGAGGCCGGCGTGCCGCTCACCGTCGAGCGCATCCAGGCGATCGGCGAGCGCGTGCCGCTGATCGGCAACCTCCAGCCGCACGGGCCGTTCGCCATGACCAGCCTGCACGCCATCGGCGGCGTGCCGGTGGTGATGAAGGAGCTGCTGCGCGCCGGTCTGCTGCATGGCGACGTCATGACGGTCAGCGGCCGGACGCTGGCCGAGAACCTCGCCGACGTGCCGACGCTCGACCGGCTGCCGGCGCAGGACGTCGTGCGTCCCGTGGACCGGCCGACGGCGCCGGCCAACAACCACATCAGCGTGCTCAAGGGCAATCTCGCGCCGGAGAGCTGCGTGCTGAAGCTGTCCGGCAAGACCTTGGAGAAGGGCGAGTTCCGCGGGCCCGCGCGGGTGTTCGAGTCCGAGGCCGAGACGATGGCGGCGATCCGCGCCGGCAAGGTCGTGAAGGGCGACGTCGTCGTGGTCCGCAACGTCGGCCCGGTCGGCGGGCCGGGCATGCCGGAGATGGTGATGCTCACGATCCAGCTCCAGGGCCGGGGGCTGGGCGAGGACGTGGCGTTGATCACCGACGGCCGTTTCTCCGGCGTATCGCACGGCATCCTGATCGGGCACATCTCGCCGGAGGCGGCGCGCGGCGGACCGATCGCCGCCGTGCGCGACGGCGACACCATCGTCATCGACCCCGGCGCCCGCACGCTCACCCTCGAGGTGCCGGCGGCCGAGATCGCCAAGCGCATGGAGTCATGGCGCGCGCCGGAGAGCGCCGGCCGCGTGCGGCCCGGCTCCGTGCGCGACAAATACATCCGCCTCGTGTCCTCGGCGCACTATGGCTGCGTGCTGTGA
- a CDS encoding carboxypeptidase regulatory-like domain-containing protein, producing MGLWVALAAVTPLSAQQINVRVTNADGSPAVGLKVGVTNDVNEETLSGGSRAVTDADGRAIILLTEPGRYSINVQSNTGRGFRYNFRSVTLTVGGSVSVEFNTAHAFNVNDQWRTDIGSEQVAAANAAADACDRAAYDAAVGELATLEASLQQKLHLAQRRFDAYRAANGLQGISTEREFRQMQRTIERIAASPVANEEARKRVEEMARLKKGFDDGLQAVEKSRERLAPLARARAQIKELKTSCGPGLGTTEFYAGFGAGPSHLQRAGGSFFRTEAGGVALAIPALRFANDRTVLNIEGALGARFQAPVLGATREVTVELRGWHMDSRGDAGLALFTPPGGATTGLFSPTAPFAPFGGYFTGSPLSDIRYRSTFQEFGGTLTAAVAFNAGGVTIAPFAGVRLARTTVDDKLSMGIGNPAFTTFEQRSDIGGTAFGPLVGASVRGDIGGGFYGFGAASAGLSFARARGHWQTFVPAVDPEARVGKLSGNKTAYQLDATAGVGFRLTGLAIELAARVSHGNGSPHLAFETPEGTADGTGGARIGFARQTTLGVTARGVVVF from the coding sequence GTGGGTTTGTGGGTCGCGCTCGCCGCGGTGACGCCGCTCAGCGCGCAGCAGATCAACGTCAGGGTCACGAATGCCGACGGCTCGCCGGCGGTCGGGCTCAAGGTCGGGGTAACCAACGACGTGAACGAGGAGACGCTGTCCGGCGGCTCGCGGGCCGTCACGGACGCCGACGGACGCGCCATCATCCTCCTGACGGAGCCCGGCCGGTACTCGATCAACGTCCAGAGCAACACCGGCAGGGGATTTCGCTACAATTTTCGGTCCGTGACGCTCACGGTAGGCGGCTCGGTGTCGGTGGAGTTCAATACCGCGCACGCGTTCAACGTGAATGACCAATGGCGGACCGATATCGGAAGCGAGCAGGTGGCGGCCGCCAACGCGGCGGCCGACGCCTGCGACCGAGCCGCGTACGACGCCGCGGTCGGCGAGCTGGCGACGCTCGAAGCGTCGCTCCAGCAGAAGCTGCACCTGGCGCAGCGCCGGTTCGACGCCTACCGCGCCGCGAACGGTCTCCAAGGCATCTCGACGGAGCGCGAGTTCCGGCAGATGCAACGCACCATCGAGAGGATCGCCGCCTCTCCGGTCGCCAACGAGGAGGCGCGCAAGCGCGTCGAGGAGATGGCCCGGCTCAAAAAGGGGTTCGATGACGGGCTGCAAGCGGTCGAAAAAAGCCGCGAGCGACTCGCGCCGCTAGCCCGCGCCCGCGCGCAGATCAAGGAGCTGAAGACCTCCTGCGGCCCGGGTCTCGGCACGACGGAGTTCTACGCCGGCTTCGGGGCGGGTCCATCGCACCTCCAGCGGGCCGGCGGCTCGTTCTTCCGCACCGAGGCCGGCGGCGTCGCGCTCGCGATCCCGGCGCTGCGCTTCGCCAACGACCGCACCGTGCTCAACATCGAGGGCGCGCTGGGCGCGCGCTTCCAGGCGCCGGTGCTCGGCGCCACGCGCGAGGTCACGGTCGAGCTGCGCGGCTGGCACATGGACAGCCGGGGCGACGCCGGCCTGGCGCTGTTCACGCCGCCGGGCGGGGCGACGACCGGGCTGTTCTCGCCGACCGCGCCGTTCGCGCCGTTCGGCGGCTACTTCACCGGTTCGCCGCTGAGCGACATCCGCTACCGCTCGACCTTCCAGGAGTTCGGCGGCACGCTGACGGCGGCCGTGGCGTTCAACGCCGGCGGCGTGACGATCGCGCCGTTCGCGGGCGTGCGGCTGGCGCGCACCACGGTCGACGACAAGCTGTCGATGGGCATCGGCAATCCGGCGTTCACCACGTTCGAGCAGCGCTCCGACATCGGCGGCACGGCGTTCGGGCCGCTGGTCGGGGCCAGCGTGCGGGGCGACATCGGCGGCGGGTTCTACGGCTTCGGCGCGGCGTCGGCGGGGCTGAGCTTCGCGCGCGCGCGGGGCCACTGGCAGACCTTCGTGCCGGCGGTCGATCCCGAGGCGCGGGTGGGGAAGTTGTCGGGCAACAAGACGGCCTACCAGCTCGACGCCACGGCGGGCGTGGGCTTCAGGCTCACCGGCCTGGCGATCGAGCTGGCGGCGCGGGTGAGCCACGGCAACGGCAGCCCGCATCTGGCGTTCGAGACGCCGGAGGGCACGGCCGACGGCACCGGCGGCGCCCGCATCGGCTTCGCCCGCCAGACCACGCTCGGCGTCACCGCGCGCGGCGTGGTGGTGTTCTGA
- a CDS encoding TfoX/Sxy family protein codes for MFGKTGVFRDGRVPGMVADDTFYLRVDDLNREAFAEAAAPLNYRKGGRAIDLAFWRAPERLFDDPEELLDWARLALAAARRASAKRTRSRRPPAAAGR; via the coding sequence ATGTTCGGCAAGACCGGCGTGTTCCGCGACGGCCGCGTGCCGGGCATGGTGGCCGACGACACCTTCTATCTGCGGGTCGACGACTTGAACCGCGAGGCGTTCGCAGAGGCGGCGGCGCCGCTGAACTACCGGAAAGGCGGCCGCGCCATCGACCTCGCCTTCTGGCGCGCCCCGGAGCGGCTGTTCGACGATCCAGAGGAGCTGCTCGACTGGGCCCGGCTGGCGCTGGCGGCGGCGCGGCGGGCGTCGGCGAAGCGCACGCGGTCGAGGCGCCCGCCGGCTGCCGCCGGGCGATGA
- a CDS encoding Flp family type IVb pilin, which yields MNIFKRFMKDDSGTTPIEYGLICLLITMPIVTYAQDIGVKVMDFFNSAAAPL from the coding sequence ATGAATATCTTCAAGCGTTTTATGAAAGACGATTCCGGCACCACGCCCATCGAGTACGGCCTGATCTGCCTGCTGATCACCATGCCGATCGTCACCTACGCCCAGGATATCGGCGTCAAGGTGATGGACTTCTTCAACTCGGCCGCCGCTCCGCTCTGA
- a CDS encoding acyl-CoA dehydrogenase family protein — protein MSLKAAATTPAARRPESDLDVEAELNNLAMSKEARPLFDAVVKHIKENVEPMAEEFFRLGEGRADRWTWAPGQLELLEVAKNKAKASGLWNFFLPGSEVGRGLTNLDYAYIAAELGKQPLASETLNCSAPDTGNMEVLERVGTPEQKEKWLKPLLNGEIRSAFAMTEPNVASSDAKNIETRAVLVGDEWVIDGEKYYISGAGDPRCKIMICMVKTSPNAATQFQQSQILVPMDTPGVKILGPMHVFGEDHAPRGHMHLKFENCRVPKENMLLGEGRGFEISQLRLGPGRIHHCMRSIGQAEKALDLMVKRGAKRVAFGKPIIQLGKNLETVSRARIEIEAMRLMVLKAAKAMDVLGNREARVWVSMVKAMVPERVCQIIDQAIQIHGATGISQWTPLAEMYTNQRHLRFADGPDEVHHMVVGRAEMSRH, from the coding sequence ATGAGCCTGAAAGCAGCCGCCACCACGCCCGCCGCCCGCCGTCCCGAGTCCGATCTCGACGTCGAGGCCGAGCTCAACAACCTCGCCATGTCGAAGGAGGCACGGCCGCTGTTCGACGCGGTCGTCAAGCACATCAAGGAGAACGTCGAGCCGATGGCGGAGGAGTTCTTCCGTCTGGGCGAGGGCCGCGCCGACCGCTGGACGTGGGCGCCGGGCCAGCTCGAGCTGCTGGAGGTCGCCAAGAACAAGGCCAAGGCGTCGGGGCTGTGGAACTTCTTCCTGCCCGGCTCCGAGGTCGGCCGCGGGCTGACCAACCTCGACTACGCCTACATCGCCGCCGAGCTGGGCAAGCAGCCGCTGGCGTCGGAGACGCTGAACTGCTCGGCCCCGGACACCGGCAACATGGAGGTGCTGGAGCGCGTCGGCACGCCGGAGCAGAAGGAGAAGTGGCTGAAGCCGCTGCTGAACGGCGAGATCCGCTCGGCCTTCGCCATGACCGAGCCCAACGTGGCCTCGTCGGACGCCAAGAACATCGAGACCCGCGCGGTGCTGGTGGGCGACGAGTGGGTGATCGACGGCGAGAAGTACTACATCTCCGGCGCCGGCGACCCGCGCTGCAAGATCATGATCTGCATGGTCAAGACCAGCCCGAACGCAGCAACCCAGTTCCAGCAGTCTCAGATCCTCGTCCCCATGGACACGCCCGGCGTGAAGATCCTGGGGCCGATGCATGTTTTCGGCGAAGACCACGCGCCTAGGGGACACATGCACCTGAAGTTCGAGAACTGCCGGGTGCCGAAGGAGAACATGCTGCTGGGCGAAGGCCGCGGCTTCGAGATCTCGCAGCTGCGCCTGGGGCCGGGCCGCATCCACCACTGCATGCGCTCGATCGGCCAGGCCGAGAAGGCGCTCGACCTGATGGTCAAGCGCGGCGCCAAGCGGGTGGCGTTCGGCAAGCCGATCATCCAGCTCGGCAAGAACCTCGAGACCGTGTCGCGGGCGCGCATCGAGATCGAGGCGATGCGGCTGATGGTGCTGAAGGCGGCCAAGGCGATGGACGTGCTGGGCAACCGCGAGGCCCGCGTGTGGGTCAGCATGGTCAAGGCGATGGTGCCGGAGCGCGTCTGCCAGATCATCGACCAGGCGATCCAGATCCACGGCGCCACCGGCATCTCGCAATGGACGCCGCTGGCCGAGATGTACACCAACCAGCGCCACCTGCGCTTCGCCGACGGCCCCGACGAGGTCCACCACATGGTCGTCGGCCGCGCCGAGATGAGCCGGCACTAG
- a CDS encoding tripartite tricarboxylate transporter substrate binding protein, with translation MKFQRRALAHLAAGAAASSVLGGAARAQAYPSKTARIVVGFPAGGATDIQARLMGEWLTTRLGQQFIVENKPGASGNIGTETVARAAPDGYTLLQVVTPHAINSALYTNLSFNFVRDIAPVIYSARLAYVVVVHPSVPAATLPELIAYAKANPGKINYGSAGAGTPQNIACELFKMMAGVNLVHVPYRGGAPAVVDLIAGQVQVIFAPVSEAIQHIKAGKLRALAVTTASRLDVLPDVPTVADAVPGYEASGFAGIGVPTGTPPEVIALLNKELNAGLADPKIKTRIVELGGTPIGGTPAEFGKIITDATEKWAKVIKFAGVKVE, from the coding sequence ATGAAATTTCAACGTCGCGCGCTCGCGCATCTGGCGGCCGGCGCGGCCGCGTCGTCGGTCCTCGGCGGCGCCGCCCGGGCGCAGGCCTATCCGTCGAAGACGGCGCGCATCGTCGTCGGCTTCCCCGCCGGCGGCGCCACCGACATCCAGGCGCGCCTGATGGGCGAGTGGCTGACGACGCGGCTGGGCCAGCAGTTCATCGTCGAGAACAAGCCCGGCGCCAGCGGCAACATCGGCACCGAGACGGTCGCCCGCGCCGCGCCCGACGGCTACACCTTGCTGCAGGTGGTGACGCCGCACGCCATCAACTCGGCGCTCTACACCAACCTCAGCTTCAACTTCGTCCGCGACATCGCGCCGGTCATCTACTCGGCGCGGCTGGCCTACGTCGTCGTGGTGCATCCCTCGGTGCCGGCCGCGACGCTGCCCGAGCTGATCGCCTACGCCAAGGCCAACCCCGGCAAGATCAACTACGGCTCGGCCGGCGCCGGCACGCCGCAGAACATCGCCTGCGAGCTGTTCAAGATGATGGCCGGGGTGAACCTGGTGCACGTCCCCTACCGCGGCGGCGCGCCGGCGGTGGTCGATCTGATCGCCGGCCAGGTGCAGGTGATCTTCGCGCCGGTGTCGGAGGCGATCCAGCACATCAAGGCCGGCAAGCTGCGCGCGCTGGCGGTGACGACCGCCAGCCGCCTCGACGTGCTGCCCGACGTCCCGACGGTGGCCGACGCCGTGCCCGGCTACGAGGCCAGCGGCTTCGCCGGAATCGGCGTGCCCACCGGCACGCCGCCCGAGGTCATCGCGCTGCTCAACAAGGAGCTCAACGCCGGCCTCGCCGACCCCAAGATCAAGACCCGCATCGTCGAGCTCGGCGGCACCCCCATCGGCGGCACTCCCGCCGAGTTCGGCAAGATCATCACCGACGCCACCGAGAAATGGGCCAAGGTGATCAAGTTCGCCGGCGTGAAGGTGGAGTAG
- a CDS encoding glucose 1-dehydrogenase has translation MTGILAGKSALVTGGGSGIGRATALAMVREGARVAVADHTEAMAAETVAMINAAGGQAIAVGADVADEAQVEAMVARAVAAFGRLDCAFNNAGIAPRHVGPAGQRTHEMSRASFDGMLAVNLTGVFLCMKHEIARMLGQGGGAIVNTASIAGLVGLPTATNYVAAKHGVVGITKTAAMEYAQDGIRVNCVNPGYIKTPMTDPTMAERYAQLMTKVPMNRLGVPEEIAEAVVWMCSDKASFMTGASHIVDGGYYAA, from the coding sequence ATGACCGGAATTCTCGCAGGCAAGAGCGCGCTCGTGACGGGCGGCGGCTCGGGCATCGGGCGCGCGACGGCGCTGGCGATGGTGCGCGAGGGCGCCCGCGTCGCGGTGGCCGACCACACCGAGGCGATGGCGGCGGAGACCGTGGCGATGATCAACGCCGCCGGCGGGCAGGCCATCGCCGTCGGCGCCGACGTGGCCGACGAGGCCCAGGTCGAGGCGATGGTGGCGCGCGCGGTGGCGGCGTTCGGCCGCCTCGACTGCGCCTTCAACAACGCCGGCATCGCGCCGCGCCACGTCGGCCCGGCCGGCCAGCGCACGCACGAGATGAGCCGCGCGTCGTTCGACGGCATGCTGGCGGTGAACCTCACCGGCGTGTTCCTGTGCATGAAGCACGAGATCGCACGGATGCTGGGGCAGGGCGGCGGCGCCATCGTGAACACCGCCTCGATCGCCGGCCTGGTCGGGCTGCCGACGGCGACCAACTACGTCGCCGCCAAGCACGGCGTGGTCGGCATCACCAAGACGGCGGCGATGGAGTACGCCCAGGACGGCATCCGGGTGAACTGCGTGAACCCCGGCTATATCAAGACGCCGATGACCGATCCGACGATGGCCGAGCGCTACGCGCAGCTCATGACCAAGGTGCCGATGAACCGCCTCGGCGTGCCCGAGGAGATCGCCGAGGCCGTGGTGTGGATGTGCTCGGACAAGGCGAGCTTCATGACCGGCGCCTCGCACATCGTCGATGGTGGGTATTACGCGGCGTGA
- a CDS encoding type II toxin-antitoxin system ParD family antitoxin, whose amino-acid sequence MTKSTSFSLGPHFNAFIDAKVTEGRYGSASDVVRAGLRLLEEREAGLEALRAALVEGEASGPAKPFDFDAFIAAKRKPRGR is encoded by the coding sequence ATGACCAAAAGCACATCCTTCAGCCTCGGCCCGCATTTCAACGCCTTCATCGACGCGAAGGTGACGGAGGGCCGCTATGGCTCGGCGAGCGATGTCGTGCGCGCCGGCCTGCGGTTGCTCGAGGAGCGGGAGGCCGGATTAGAGGCCCTGCGTGCAGCGCTGGTCGAGGGCGAAGCGAGCGGTCCGGCCAAGCCGTTCGACTTCGACGCCTTCATCGCCGCCAAACGCAAGCCGCGCGGTCGTTAG